A part of Larkinella insperata genomic DNA contains:
- a CDS encoding RagB/SusD family nutrient uptake outer membrane protein, whose protein sequence is MKKITVIGALLLCMTQFSCKDDFLVTTDPTRIGTDLFYKNETQFQQALSGVYGQLQQITSSAYIFQEFPSDNTTLDFNPLDRGGAAGWEAFEFSTVNQGNGEISNIWNLYYSALYNVNYTLEKLATSSLDAGVKGPIEGQLKFLRAYFYFHLVQYFGDVVLVTSTLANPNQAFDLVRSPQADVWAQIEKDLKEAVALLPATYPAAQVGRITKGAALGILGKVYLTQKKYTDAVSTLKEILPLGYSLNPAYADNFNPARKNGPESLLEIQYQGGNDLGEWSNFAYVFAPRLSAGAITGFANTAPAGRNIPTNDLIAAYETGDLRKDVSLKTSYTLNGTVVQMPYIIKYTYPHTITGRTDNNWPVLRYADVLLMLAESINEATGPSAEAFDYLNQVRKRAGLAPKTGLDKVALRDAIMKERRVELAFENQRWFDLRRTKTPAELAAFMNAYGAKEKAKPTVDRGGIAFNAQDYVFTENEYYLPIPAPQILINAKLTQNPGY, encoded by the coding sequence ATGAAAAAAATAACCGTCATAGGTGCGCTTCTGCTTTGCATGACACAGTTTTCGTGCAAGGACGATTTCCTGGTAACCACCGACCCGACCCGGATCGGCACGGACCTATTCTATAAAAATGAAACCCAGTTCCAACAGGCCCTTAGTGGGGTATATGGCCAGTTACAACAAATTACAAGTTCGGCTTATATTTTCCAGGAATTTCCGTCCGACAACACCACGCTCGATTTTAACCCGCTCGACCGCGGGGGAGCCGCCGGTTGGGAAGCCTTCGAATTTTCGACGGTTAACCAGGGAAATGGCGAGATCTCTAACATCTGGAACCTCTACTACTCGGCTCTTTACAACGTCAATTACACCTTGGAGAAGCTGGCAACCAGCTCCCTCGACGCCGGCGTAAAGGGGCCGATCGAAGGTCAATTGAAGTTTCTGCGGGCGTACTTCTATTTCCACCTGGTTCAGTATTTCGGTGATGTGGTGCTCGTTACCTCCACCCTTGCCAACCCCAATCAGGCGTTTGATCTGGTGCGCTCTCCGCAGGCCGATGTCTGGGCCCAGATTGAAAAGGATTTGAAAGAAGCTGTCGCGCTGCTGCCTGCAACGTATCCGGCAGCCCAGGTGGGCCGGATTACCAAAGGCGCGGCACTCGGTATTTTGGGGAAGGTGTATCTGACCCAGAAAAAATACACCGATGCCGTTTCGACCCTGAAAGAGATTTTGCCGCTGGGCTACAGCCTGAATCCGGCTTATGCCGACAATTTCAATCCCGCCCGCAAGAACGGCCCGGAATCTTTGCTCGAAATTCAATACCAGGGCGGTAACGACCTGGGCGAGTGGAGCAACTTTGCCTACGTCTTTGCACCCCGGCTTTCGGCGGGTGCCATCACCGGCTTTGCCAACACGGCCCCTGCCGGACGGAATATCCCGACGAACGATCTGATTGCGGCCTACGAAACCGGTGATCTGCGGAAAGATGTTTCCCTGAAAACCAGCTACACGCTCAATGGTACGGTTGTTCAGATGCCCTACATCATCAAATACACCTACCCCCACACCATTACCGGCCGAACGGATAACAACTGGCCGGTGCTGCGCTACGCGGATGTGTTGCTGATGCTGGCCGAGTCGATTAACGAAGCCACCGGCCCCTCGGCGGAAGCCTTCGACTACCTGAACCAGGTCCGGAAGCGGGCGGGGCTGGCTCCCAAAACGGGCCTCGATAAAGTTGCCCTACGGGATGCCATAATGAAAGAGCGTCGGGTGGAACTGGCCTTTGAGAATCAACGCTGGTTTGACCTGCGCCGGACCAAAACGCCCGCGGAACTGGCCGCTTTCATGAACGCGTACGGGGCGAAGGAAAAAGCCAAACCGACGGTCGACCGGGGTGGAATTGCCTTCAACGCCCAGGATTACGTCTTTACGGAGAATGAATATTACCTGCCGATTCCGGCTCCGCAAATCCTGATCAACGCCAAATTGACCCAGAATCCGGGCTATTAA